The Fulvivirga ligni genome window below encodes:
- a CDS encoding glycosyltransferase family 4 protein → MKVAILSPIAWRTPPRNYGPWEQVASNIAEGLNARGVDVTLFATADAITKGKLQFACERPYAEDTHLDPKVLECLHISHLMEMAEQFDIIHNHFDFLPLTYSSLINTPMVTTIHGFSSQKIMPVYKKYNSSTSYISISNADRHPELSYLRTIYHGLNPKDFIFKQKKENFLLYFGRIHPDKGTHMAIEIAKQMGTPLKIAGLIQDNDYFSQYIKPHIDEHQVIFYGNADSTLRNELLSNARVLLHPIHFDEPFGLSVVEAMMSGTPVIAFKRGSMQELIVNGVTGFLVNNISEAVRAVNQLHIIAPEDCYQHACTMFGLERMIDEYMDVYNIIAKK, encoded by the coding sequence ATGAAGGTAGCAATTCTTTCACCCATAGCCTGGAGGACACCCCCAAGAAACTATGGCCCATGGGAACAGGTGGCCTCCAATATTGCAGAAGGCTTAAATGCCAGAGGAGTTGATGTAACTTTATTTGCCACCGCAGATGCAATTACTAAAGGGAAATTACAATTTGCCTGTGAGAGACCCTATGCCGAAGACACCCATCTAGACCCAAAGGTATTGGAATGCCTACACATCAGCCATCTGATGGAAATGGCTGAGCAATTCGATATTATTCATAACCATTTTGACTTTCTTCCACTTACCTATTCCAGCCTCATAAATACGCCGATGGTTACTACCATACATGGTTTTTCTTCGCAGAAGATCATGCCTGTTTATAAGAAATATAATTCCTCTACCTCCTATATTTCCATTTCTAATGCAGACAGACATCCTGAGCTTAGCTACTTAAGAACCATATATCATGGCCTCAACCCTAAAGATTTTATTTTTAAGCAGAAGAAAGAGAATTTTCTACTGTACTTCGGAAGAATACACCCTGATAAGGGTACACATATGGCAATAGAAATAGCCAAACAAATGGGAACACCTTTAAAAATAGCTGGTCTCATTCAGGATAATGACTATTTTAGTCAATATATAAAGCCACATATAGATGAACATCAGGTAATATTTTATGGTAATGCTGACTCTACCCTCAGAAATGAATTATTATCCAATGCCCGTGTACTCTTGCACCCTATCCACTTTGATGAACCCTTCGGGCTCAGTGTGGTCGAGGCTATGATGTCCGGTACGCCGGTTATTGCCTTCAAAAGGGGTAGTATGCAAGAGCTCATCGTTAACGGTGTAACTGGCTTTCTGGTAAACAATATCTCCGAGGCTGTTAGGGCTGTAAATCAACTGCATATCATAGCTCCAGAAGATTGTTATCAACACGCCTGCACAATGTTTGGCCTGGAACGTATGATTGATGAGTACATGGACGTCTATAATATAATTGCAAAAAAATAG
- a CDS encoding isoaspartyl peptidase/L-asparaginase family protein produces the protein MTNIALALHGGAGTILKKSITPEQEHSYLKAMQDALDIGYKILEKGKSSLDAVEEVVTFLEDCPLFNAGKGSVFTSSGTHELDASIMEGKDLQAGAVSAISGIKNPIKLARLVMEKSGHVFLSGKGAEEFAREMACNFEDASYFYDEFRYKQWQALKNTNQFQLDHSSNVNEKFGTVGAVALDQYGNLAAATSTGGMTNKKFGRIGDSPMIGAGNYANNLTCAVSCTGSGEFFIRGVVAYDVSCLMEYKNLSLAEACHEVIHRRLPKIGGDGGLIAVDSQGSTSLCFNTEGMYRGHRNSQGLNEVAIFT, from the coding sequence ATGACCAATATAGCACTGGCTCTTCATGGTGGAGCAGGAACTATTCTAAAAAAATCCATAACCCCAGAGCAAGAACATTCTTACTTGAAGGCGATGCAAGATGCTCTCGATATAGGTTATAAAATACTGGAAAAAGGAAAATCCTCTTTGGATGCCGTGGAAGAAGTAGTTACCTTTCTTGAAGACTGCCCCCTTTTTAATGCCGGGAAAGGTTCTGTATTTACCTCTTCAGGCACTCATGAACTGGATGCCTCGATTATGGAGGGAAAGGACCTTCAGGCTGGTGCTGTTTCCGCCATTTCCGGCATAAAAAACCCTATAAAGCTTGCCAGGCTGGTCATGGAAAAATCAGGTCATGTATTTTTGTCAGGTAAGGGTGCGGAAGAATTTGCTCGTGAAATGGCCTGCAATTTTGAAGATGCCTCTTATTTTTATGATGAATTTCGATATAAACAGTGGCAGGCATTAAAAAATACCAACCAGTTTCAGCTGGACCATTCGTCTAATGTGAATGAAAAATTCGGTACCGTAGGGGCTGTAGCCTTAGATCAATATGGCAATCTGGCCGCAGCCACCTCCACAGGAGGTATGACCAATAAGAAATTTGGACGTATTGGTGATAGCCCCATGATCGGCGCTGGCAACTACGCCAACAACCTCACCTGCGCCGTATCATGTACCGGCAGTGGTGAGTTCTTTATCCGTGGGGTTGTAGCCTATGATGTGAGCTGTCTGATGGAATATAAAAATTTAAGCCTGGCTGAAGCTTGTCATGAAGTTATTCACCGCCGCTTGCCGAAAATTGGTGGCGACGGTGGGTTAATAGCCGTTGATTCTCAAGGAAGTACATCTTTATGTTTTAATACAGAAGGTATGTATCGGGGACATAGAAATTCTCAAGGTTTGAACGAAGTGGCCATTTTTACGTAA
- a CDS encoding sensor histidine kinase — translation MFTSTKQLERKIQKLRVLNTKFISILAIDLKESISSITNLMSDITSNPDKDNYNENLQSLTSVENAANKTMLLLDEIIQWDLERNRAIELSLTAFNLKALIEAEIMEAEVFAAVKNIPIELKEASTLILIADYHVVRTIVRNILENAIKFTNHYGKIMVTMTVINDSVEVEIRDNGIGMPKCVMMNLFTNKIPKISYGTNFEQGYSLGLSVCKDLIDQHGGDIWVKSELGGGSVFTFSLSLNDSHELSKTLYPNKQTGIKPIFK, via the coding sequence ATGTTTACATCAACAAAGCAACTTGAAAGAAAAATACAGAAGCTAAGAGTATTAAATACGAAATTTATTTCAATATTGGCCATCGATTTGAAGGAATCAATCTCATCTATAACAAATTTGATGTCGGATATTACTTCAAATCCCGATAAGGATAACTACAATGAAAATTTGCAATCCTTAACGTCGGTAGAAAATGCAGCTAATAAAACGATGCTTCTTTTGGATGAAATTATTCAATGGGACCTTGAAAGAAATAGGGCTATAGAACTTTCCCTCACGGCATTTAACCTGAAGGCATTAATAGAAGCTGAAATTATGGAAGCTGAGGTATTTGCGGCTGTAAAGAATATCCCTATCGAGTTGAAGGAGGCTTCTACCCTTATTTTAATTGCTGACTATCATGTGGTAAGAACAATAGTAAGGAACATCTTAGAGAATGCAATCAAATTTACAAATCATTACGGTAAAATAATGGTCACAATGACTGTTATCAACGATTCTGTGGAGGTTGAAATACGCGACAACGGCATTGGAATGCCTAAATGTGTCATGATGAACCTATTTACTAATAAAATTCCCAAGATATCCTATGGAACCAATTTTGAACAAGGTTATAGCCTTGGGTTGTCAGTTTGTAAAGATTTAATAGATCAACATGGGGGTGATATTTGGGTAAAGAGCGAGCTTGGTGGGGGAAGTGTATTTACATTTTCTCTTTCTTTAAATGATTCTCATGAATTATCTAAGACATTGTATCCAAACAAACAGACGGGTATTAAACCTATTTTCAAATAG
- a CDS encoding class I SAM-dependent methyltransferase, with the protein MANQQDLDFTYTIIDKIFRLSIGESGDYSGAKYDGDFTMSLEDAQRKKHKFIADSLNIKDGSKVLDMACGWGPLSKYVTQERGATSIGLTLSVGQAKACQKNGLNVLVKDCRYIQPEDFGTFDAIACVGGLEHFCSIEEWKAGNQEKVYREFFKTLYNLLPMGGRFYMQTMTFSKHMVGLEDIDINAKKGSAAYLCALMVKEFPGSWLPYGPEMVIRNAEPHFKLISKSSGRLDYIETIGQWRKKFRKFNLKKYWLYLSLLPQYLTNKKFRHQIAIFRVSPNRACFEQEIMDHYRLVFEKI; encoded by the coding sequence ATGGCGAATCAACAAGATTTAGATTTTACTTATACCATTATTGATAAAATATTTCGCTTGAGCATTGGAGAATCTGGTGACTACAGCGGAGCGAAATATGACGGGGACTTTACCATGTCTCTAGAAGATGCGCAAAGAAAAAAACACAAATTCATTGCTGATAGTCTTAATATTAAAGACGGCAGCAAAGTGCTGGATATGGCTTGTGGTTGGGGTCCTTTATCTAAATATGTTACTCAGGAAAGAGGAGCTACAAGTATAGGCTTAACCCTGTCAGTAGGCCAAGCCAAAGCATGCCAAAAAAATGGGTTGAATGTTCTAGTGAAAGATTGTCGCTACATTCAACCAGAAGACTTCGGAACGTTTGATGCCATTGCCTGTGTAGGGGGACTGGAGCATTTCTGCTCTATCGAGGAGTGGAAGGCTGGAAATCAAGAAAAGGTATACAGAGAATTCTTCAAAACGTTATACAATTTATTGCCTATGGGTGGTAGATTTTATATGCAGACTATGACTTTTAGTAAGCATATGGTCGGTTTGGAGGATATAGATATTAATGCCAAAAAAGGATCTGCAGCTTATTTATGTGCTTTAATGGTAAAGGAATTTCCAGGGTCGTGGCTGCCATACGGTCCTGAAATGGTCATTCGAAATGCTGAACCTCATTTTAAATTAATTTCTAAAAGTAGTGGAAGACTGGACTACATTGAGACTATCGGCCAATGGAGAAAGAAGTTCAGAAAGTTTAACCTGAAAAAGTATTGGTTATACTTATCCCTACTTCCCCAATACTTAACCAATAAAAAATTTCGACATCAGATCGCTATATTTCGGGTGAGCCCCAACAGGGCTTGCTTTGAACAGGAGATAATGGATCATTATAGATTAGTATTCGAAAAAATATAG
- a CDS encoding bestrophin family protein — protein sequence MILKKKIPISYIISELKTPLIAVALIAIASAILPLIFGSFFSEIPINIATTLGVAISILLSYMINQSYERWWEARKIWGEIVNDSRTLVLQLQMYLHSENRAIQTMSLRQISWCYCLGRHLRKTESMNTLKQALSESDFEYIKYHLNIPLSILSLQSASLKSLLQSEELDKFSQIRIEETLARLTASMGKCERIKNTVFPSIYRYGLHATIYLFVVFLSLSVAFELQHFILQFFILLIVSAVFFFLEKAAFRMQDPFENIATDTPMTAIAETIESNIMELLNKEVTSKSDKNKHEFYLL from the coding sequence ATGATCTTAAAGAAAAAAATTCCAATATCTTACATTATCAGTGAGCTCAAAACTCCTTTGATCGCAGTTGCCCTAATTGCTATCGCTTCAGCTATTCTTCCTCTTATTTTTGGATCATTTTTTTCTGAAATACCCATCAATATTGCTACTACACTAGGCGTGGCTATATCGATACTTCTCTCCTATATGATTAATCAGTCATATGAAAGGTGGTGGGAGGCGCGGAAAATATGGGGGGAAATTGTGAATGATAGCAGAACATTAGTTTTACAACTACAGATGTATTTGCATTCTGAAAATAGAGCGATACAGACAATGAGTCTGAGACAAATAAGTTGGTGTTATTGCTTGGGAAGACACCTAAGAAAAACTGAATCTATGAATACACTAAAGCAAGCGCTATCAGAATCTGATTTTGAATATATCAAATACCATTTGAATATACCGTTAAGCATTTTATCTCTGCAAAGTGCAAGTCTTAAAAGCCTATTACAATCTGAAGAGCTTGATAAATTCTCCCAAATTAGAATTGAAGAGACATTAGCCAGACTGACAGCATCTATGGGAAAATGTGAAAGAATAAAAAACACCGTATTTCCATCTATTTATAGATATGGTCTTCATGCAACCATTTATTTGTTTGTGGTTTTTTTATCATTATCAGTGGCCTTTGAACTACAGCATTTTATACTTCAGTTTTTCATCTTGTTGATTGTTTCCGCAGTATTTTTCTTTTTAGAGAAAGCTGCATTTAGAATGCAGGATCCCTTTGAAAATATTGCTACAGATACACCTATGACCGCCATAGCAGAAACCATTGAAAGTAATATCATGGAATTACTCAATAAAGAAGTAACTTCAAAGTCGGATAAAAATAAACATGAATTTTATTTGCTATGA
- a CDS encoding glycoside hydrolase family 130 protein, protein MRVSVIRKNIKFMPDPSRVVARYFMNGDERTIKLINNIMLMSDKEVYFILEQTLREFASRHRNISQVFFKHCNNLKGLIENMGISFNELSDERKMLLGSYTTMEYSIESAAFFNPSMVEDFDQSYLNDGEKRVIISFRATGEGHLSSIVFRRGILDKNNDLQIMKTGSHIDKAEIIHKKLYNKKRFIRKLEEMQIPDKYSKSIMQDLPDRFEYYALHEAVSKLLKDNEISTDRRLALQEVTWLADSFYDVQFTRDSDITERVIFPLSMAESKGIEDARFVKFTDDDNSEKVYATYTAYNGHTILPKLLSTEDFYTFRIMPLHGNGAQNKNLAMFPRKIKGKFAMLARIDGVNNYLMYSDRSTVWNNPIIIQRPKFPWEFTQMGNCGSPIYTKEGWLVISHGVGPMRRYCIGASLFDLDDPSKEIGRLKEPLLSPREDEREGYVPNVVYSCGSLIHNNNLILPYAVSDYSSTYGIVDMEELLTALKS, encoded by the coding sequence ATGAGAGTATCGGTAATTCGTAAGAACATTAAATTCATGCCAGATCCAAGTAGGGTAGTGGCACGTTATTTTATGAATGGTGATGAACGCACCATAAAACTCATTAATAATATTATGTTAATGAGTGATAAAGAAGTATATTTTATACTTGAGCAAACTTTAAGGGAATTTGCCAGCCGGCACAGAAACATCAGTCAGGTTTTTTTTAAACATTGCAATAATTTAAAAGGCCTTATTGAAAACATGGGAATTTCTTTTAATGAGTTGTCTGATGAGAGAAAGATGCTTCTTGGCTCTTACACTACCATGGAGTATTCTATTGAATCGGCAGCATTTTTTAATCCTTCTATGGTAGAGGACTTTGATCAATCGTACCTTAATGATGGGGAAAAGAGGGTAATCATATCTTTTAGAGCTACGGGTGAAGGCCACCTTTCTTCCATTGTTTTCAGGAGGGGAATACTTGACAAGAATAATGATCTTCAAATTATGAAAACCGGAAGTCATATAGACAAGGCTGAGATCATTCATAAAAAGCTATACAATAAAAAGCGATTTATCAGGAAGCTGGAAGAAATGCAGATCCCCGATAAATATTCCAAAAGTATTATGCAAGATTTGCCTGATAGATTTGAATATTATGCACTTCATGAGGCGGTTAGCAAATTATTGAAGGACAATGAGATTAGTACTGATAGAAGATTGGCATTACAAGAGGTTACGTGGTTAGCTGATTCTTTTTATGATGTTCAGTTTACGCGTGATTCAGATATAACTGAAAGGGTTATTTTTCCATTATCAATGGCTGAAAGTAAAGGTATAGAAGATGCACGATTTGTGAAATTCACAGATGACGATAACTCTGAAAAGGTCTATGCTACCTATACCGCTTATAATGGACATACTATTCTTCCCAAACTCCTTTCCACTGAAGATTTTTATACGTTTCGAATTATGCCTTTGCATGGGAATGGTGCTCAGAATAAGAATCTGGCCATGTTTCCAAGAAAAATAAAGGGGAAATTTGCTATGCTCGCTAGAATAGATGGAGTTAATAATTACCTCATGTACTCCGATAGAAGCACAGTTTGGAATAACCCAATAATCATTCAGAGACCCAAATTTCCATGGGAGTTTACACAAATGGGTAATTGTGGGTCTCCGATATATACCAAGGAGGGCTGGTTAGTGATTTCTCATGGGGTTGGGCCAATGCGGCGCTATTGTATTGGAGCCTCACTCTTTGATCTGGATGACCCCTCGAAAGAAATAGGCAGGTTAAAAGAACCTTTACTTTCACCTAGAGAGGATGAAAGGGAGGGATATGTTCCTAATGTGGTATATTCCTGTGGTTCGCTGATACATAATAATAACCTTATATTACCTTATGCAGTGTCCGATTATTCTTCTACTTATGGCATAGTGGACATGGAGGAATTACTCACAGCATTAAAAAGTTAA
- a CDS encoding fatty acid desaturase family protein, with product MLTLFFVPLILINTGIITSSLLLFGLYILSGLGMAGIGMGVMHDAIHGSFSKKKKVNQWMGYTMNLIGANATVWKIQHNVLHHTYTNISESDDDINAPIFLRFSPHAKRYWIHRFQYIYIWLFYGLSTISWITAKDFVRTSRYKKMGFFNGKKELKRTMIKIVAWKLLYYSYTLILPLIMVPLAWWIILLAFLSMHFVTGLLISIVFQTAHVMPNNDYPLPNNEGLIANNWSVHQLATTSNYSPRSKFFSWLIGGLNYQIEHHLFPNICHMHYRKLSGIVAATAKEYGIPYHSKKTFLSAIIAHIQMLRKLGKIELKI from the coding sequence ATGCTGACCCTTTTTTTTGTACCCTTAATCCTCATTAATACTGGGATTATTACGAGTTCATTATTACTTTTTGGCTTGTATATTTTGAGTGGCTTAGGAATGGCTGGCATAGGTATGGGGGTTATGCACGATGCTATTCATGGCTCTTTCTCTAAAAAAAAGAAAGTAAATCAATGGATGGGCTATACCATGAATTTAATAGGAGCTAATGCCACCGTTTGGAAGATTCAACATAATGTGCTACATCATACCTATACTAACATTAGTGAATCAGATGACGATATTAATGCCCCTATCTTCCTGCGTTTTTCACCTCACGCTAAGAGGTACTGGATACACCGATTCCAATACATCTATATCTGGCTCTTTTACGGCTTATCAACTATCTCATGGATCACTGCCAAGGATTTCGTGAGGACAAGTCGGTATAAGAAAATGGGTTTTTTTAATGGCAAAAAAGAACTGAAACGGACCATGATAAAGATAGTTGCGTGGAAGCTATTATATTACTCTTATACTCTGATTTTACCATTAATTATGGTACCGCTCGCCTGGTGGATAATATTGCTGGCATTTTTGAGTATGCATTTTGTTACCGGCCTGCTTATAAGCATCGTTTTTCAGACCGCTCATGTTATGCCTAATAATGACTATCCGCTTCCCAATAATGAAGGACTCATTGCCAACAACTGGTCAGTGCACCAATTGGCAACTACTAGCAATTATTCGCCAAGAAGCAAATTCTTTTCATGGCTAATAGGTGGCTTAAACTATCAGATTGAACATCATTTATTTCCAAATATCTGCCATATGCATTATCGCAAATTGTCAGGTATTGTAGCCGCAACAGCTAAAGAATATGGCATCCCCTATCATTCTAAAAAAACTTTTCTATCTGCTATTATTGCTCACATCCAAATGCTCAGGAAACTGGGTAAAATAGAATTGAAAATATAG
- a CDS encoding glycosyltransferase family 4 protein has translation MKIAYISTYLPRECGIGTFTHDLMRSMLQHAHKTNQNEGFIVALNDHNQEYTYPSEVKLVIHQEQQADYLEAANFINLSGADICILEHEFGIFGGQSGVHILPLIHRLKIPLIVTLHTILEAPSYNEKAVLKEVCKMANHIVVMSHKAIDFLTKIYQVPKEKISLIEHGVPDIHYDKVQTRKEFKLVDKKILLTFGFIGRNKGIETVIRALPKIIEHYPNTQYIILGKTHPNIIRQSGEEYRNFLQLLVKNLNLTNHVIFLNEFIDQKELFKYLEACDIYITPYLNEAQITSGTLSYAMGAGCAVISTPYWHASELLDKGRGRLFNFNNSDMLADILQELMDHPEQLKEIQKRSSEYGAKITWPKIGARYIQLAERIISEPLELTPKKETIVDPLLLPPFSLSHIKRLTDDTGIIQHAKFGIPNLKEGYCLDDNSRALLMVLMAYKQKKDSLALELSPIYLSYIHYMQNSDGTFRNFLSFNRNFMDEVGSEDSFGRTIWALGFLLGNAPNDAYYQTGRLIFFDAAPNFEKLKSIRSIANTMIGICYYLKTNISDDNMTERLRKMSFILIKHFDDNSTSEWKWFESLLAYDNGILPLALLHAAEILNDDKVTATALASMSFLTEVTLKDGYLSIVGNKNWYKKNGPRSTYAQQPIDALAMILMYHQAFLLTRDKDYLNKMFTCYMWFLGENDLRMSLYDFETKGCCDGFENYGVNRNQGAESSLAYLISHLNILQAYEEFYKLDE, from the coding sequence ATGAAAATCGCCTATATAAGCACTTATTTACCACGCGAATGTGGCATAGGCACCTTCACCCACGATCTCATGCGTTCCATGCTACAACATGCTCATAAAACAAATCAGAATGAAGGTTTTATTGTGGCATTAAATGATCATAATCAGGAGTACACCTACCCATCTGAAGTGAAACTGGTAATTCATCAGGAACAGCAGGCAGATTATCTTGAAGCGGCCAACTTCATTAACCTCAGCGGAGCTGACATATGCATATTGGAGCATGAATTTGGAATTTTTGGAGGACAAAGTGGCGTGCATATATTGCCTCTGATCCACCGTTTAAAAATTCCGCTCATTGTTACCTTGCATACCATCCTTGAAGCACCTTCCTATAATGAAAAGGCAGTATTGAAGGAAGTCTGTAAAATGGCCAACCATATCGTAGTAATGAGTCATAAAGCCATTGATTTTCTTACTAAAATATATCAGGTACCAAAAGAGAAAATATCATTAATTGAACATGGTGTACCTGATATTCATTACGACAAGGTTCAGACCAGAAAAGAATTTAAGCTGGTAGACAAAAAGATTTTATTGACCTTTGGCTTCATCGGTCGCAATAAAGGCATTGAAACCGTTATAAGAGCTTTACCAAAAATAATAGAACACTACCCCAACACTCAATATATTATTCTGGGTAAAACCCATCCCAATATTATCAGACAATCGGGTGAAGAATATCGGAATTTTCTGCAGCTGTTAGTAAAAAATCTAAATCTTACTAATCACGTAATCTTTTTAAACGAATTTATAGATCAGAAAGAGCTCTTTAAATACCTGGAAGCCTGTGATATTTACATCACCCCCTATCTTAATGAAGCACAGATCACCAGCGGAACCCTTTCTTATGCAATGGGCGCCGGCTGTGCGGTTATCTCAACTCCTTATTGGCACGCATCGGAATTATTGGACAAAGGAAGAGGCAGACTTTTCAATTTTAATAATTCCGACATGCTTGCAGATATCCTGCAAGAATTGATGGATCATCCCGAGCAATTAAAGGAAATTCAAAAAAGATCTTCGGAATATGGCGCAAAGATAACCTGGCCCAAAATTGGCGCCAGGTATATTCAACTTGCGGAAAGGATAATATCAGAACCTCTGGAATTAACCCCTAAAAAGGAAACAATTGTAGATCCTTTACTGCTTCCGCCATTTTCTCTGTCACATATCAAACGGCTGACTGATGATACAGGAATAATACAGCACGCAAAATTCGGTATTCCTAACCTGAAAGAAGGCTACTGTCTTGACGATAATTCCAGGGCATTGCTTATGGTATTAATGGCTTACAAACAAAAGAAGGATTCTCTTGCCCTGGAGTTATCGCCTATATATCTTAGTTATATACACTATATGCAAAACAGTGATGGAACCTTCAGGAACTTCCTAAGCTTTAATCGGAATTTCATGGATGAAGTTGGGTCAGAAGATTCATTTGGAAGAACCATCTGGGCGTTGGGCTTTTTATTGGGCAATGCCCCCAATGACGCTTATTATCAAACCGGCAGGCTCATTTTTTTTGATGCCGCTCCTAATTTTGAGAAGTTAAAATCAATCAGAAGCATTGCCAATACTATGATCGGCATTTGTTATTATCTAAAAACCAACATCTCAGATGATAACATGACAGAAAGATTAAGGAAAATGTCCTTTATTTTGATAAAGCATTTTGATGATAATAGCACTTCTGAATGGAAATGGTTCGAATCTTTATTGGCTTACGATAACGGTATATTGCCACTTGCCTTGCTTCATGCTGCAGAAATTCTCAATGATGATAAAGTAACTGCTACGGCATTAGCATCAATGAGCTTCCTCACAGAGGTGACATTGAAAGATGGTTATTTATCCATTGTAGGTAATAAAAATTGGTATAAAAAGAATGGCCCAAGGTCTACTTATGCTCAACAACCTATTGATGCCCTGGCCATGATTTTAATGTATCATCAAGCCTTTCTATTGACCAGAGATAAAGACTACCTTAACAAAATGTTCACCTGCTATATGTGGTTTCTGGGGGAAAATGACCTACGGATGAGTCTTTATGATTTTGAGACAAAAGGTTGCTGTGATGGCTTTGAAAACTATGGCGTAAATAGAAACCAGGGGGCGGAGAGTTCGTTAGCTTACCTGATCTCACATCTTAACATATTGCAGGCCTATGAGGAATTTTATAAACTTGATGAATGA
- a CDS encoding OmpA family protein → MRKIIKLLTIITVMFISGTNIYGQEMQTSLFNDVNKIMLAARESQADVLSPKAYGEGMEAYKKAQDAYKEDGEISEIKQNISQAGAKFTEAIDNSKVSAVMFANSLSARKDAINSEAGSFSKDRWMEAEETMKDATEELEKGDADDAKKKASTASELYRQAELESIKANYLSNAKKLLEQADDNKVDKRAPKTFNEAKGLINQAEKELVENRYDTDEARHLAKQAEYKATLAMNIAQQEEILDDQDFETEDYLLMVYEPLRTIGENLNLDLKFDKGIEGPVSEILAKTNKDAFRISSLEAALYNSKMANQNMTEMLAEQQKIQENIEGQLSEDAMQAQKRQQALQARIDRIADIDSKFDKIQQIFNAEEALVFRQKDNIIIRMVGVNFDTGKAEIKQEDYALLAKLEKAIGTFDNASVVIEGHTDSQGADDNNLELSEQRAAAVLSYLSANINIDKSRFSTTGYGESKPVANNETKLGRTQNRRIDVIIIPTIGDTTLSLGSNE, encoded by the coding sequence ATGAGAAAAATAATAAAATTATTAACCATCATAACGGTCATGTTTATTTCTGGCACTAATATTTATGGCCAAGAAATGCAAACATCACTTTTTAATGATGTGAACAAAATCATGCTAGCTGCCAGGGAATCACAGGCCGATGTATTATCTCCCAAAGCATATGGAGAAGGTATGGAGGCCTATAAAAAGGCTCAGGATGCTTACAAAGAGGACGGAGAAATCTCTGAAATTAAACAAAATATATCCCAGGCGGGAGCAAAATTTACAGAGGCCATCGATAATTCCAAAGTAAGCGCGGTTATGTTTGCTAACTCATTATCTGCCAGAAAAGATGCTATTAATTCAGAAGCAGGATCCTTTAGCAAAGACCGCTGGATGGAAGCTGAAGAAACAATGAAAGATGCAACAGAAGAACTTGAAAAAGGGGATGCCGATGACGCTAAGAAGAAAGCAAGTACAGCCTCTGAATTATATAGACAAGCAGAGCTTGAATCTATCAAGGCCAATTACCTTTCCAATGCAAAAAAATTATTAGAACAGGCTGATGATAACAAAGTAGATAAACGTGCACCTAAAACTTTTAATGAAGCTAAAGGACTAATTAACCAGGCAGAGAAAGAGCTTGTAGAAAATCGCTACGATACAGATGAAGCAAGACATCTAGCCAAGCAAGCTGAATATAAAGCAACATTAGCCATGAACATTGCCCAGCAAGAGGAGATTCTGGATGACCAGGATTTCGAAACAGAAGATTATCTTCTTATGGTATATGAGCCTTTAAGAACAATAGGCGAAAACCTTAATCTCGATTTAAAATTTGACAAAGGTATAGAGGGTCCGGTATCTGAAATATTGGCAAAAACAAACAAGGATGCATTCAGAATTTCAAGCCTGGAAGCTGCCCTTTATAACAGCAAAATGGCTAATCAAAATATGACAGAAATGCTGGCTGAACAACAAAAAATACAGGAAAACATAGAAGGTCAGCTTTCTGAGGATGCGATGCAAGCCCAGAAAAGACAGCAGGCATTACAAGCCAGAATTGACCGCATTGCTGATATAGACAGTAAATTTGATAAGATCCAACAAATATTCAATGCCGAGGAAGCGCTTGTTTTCCGTCAAAAAGATAATATTATCATCAGAATGGTGGGAGTCAATTTTGACACAGGTAAAGCTGAGATAAAGCAAGAAGACTATGCCCTGTTGGCAAAGCTTGAGAAGGCCATAGGTACCTTTGACAATGCCAGCGTAGTCATTGAAGGACATACTGATTCGCAGGGAGCGGATGACAATAACCTTGAGCTCTCTGAACAAAGAGCTGCCGCTGTCCTTAGTTACTTAAGTGCTAATATAAATATTGATAAATCCAGGTTTAGCACCACTGGATATGGAGAGAGTAAACCGGTAGCTAACAATGAAACCAAGCTGGGAAGAACACAAAATCGTAGGATAGACGTCATTATTATACCCACGATTGGAGATACAACTCTAAGTTTAGGAAGCAATGAATAA